The genomic window AAACATACAATGTGTCTTGTGTTTCTATTCTTGGTGTTTAAATTCAGTTGGTAACATGCAATATCCCATGGATTGTTTCAGCAGGGAATATGCTGGCTCACCAGAAAGCCAACCAGATGGGTTGAAGCCAGCTGTTCAGGCCCAAGCCAAGGTATGAAAGTATACCTTGTGGAACATTAGTACTTAGTGAAAAGAACCCCCTTTGATTGACCATGATAGCGATATTTTAATAGCCACAAGTCAGTATCACACAACATATTACAGACTCTTAATACACAAGTCAGTATCACACAACATATTACAGACTCTTAATACACAAGTCAGTATCACACAACATATTACAGACTCTTAATACACAAGTCAGTATCACACAACATATTACAGACTCTTAATACTCCTGTGTTCTGCTTGTGGTTGAGTCAGTATCACACAACATATTACAGACTCTTAATACTCCAGTATCACACAACATATTACAGACTCTTAATACTCCTGTGTTCTGCTTGTGGTTGATTTTAAGCAAAGGCAAAATCCATTCAACAACACGCCCCTGTCCCCTGTTTCTTCGGACAAGACAAGCAGACTGGTGTCTAATGGCGCGCCACAAGCAGAGAAGGCACCTGCAGGGGGTAAGACACTCACAGTGAACACTTGAACACGGTGCATATAGCCAATAACCAAAATACAGATTCACCTACTTTACTGAAGGAAAAATTTACTTTATCCAAGACGGTTTTATGGACACCTTTTTGTAAAATCTGTCAAAAAAACCTGATGGTTAAGGTAAATTATTTTGACACTGGCAAAGGGTTTCAAGTaggcttatatatatatagtgtatacATATTTCTGGAATCATGTTCTAAACAGTGTCTTGTGTTTCAACTGGAGTGTGGAAACTTGAAACAAAGTATTTTCCTTGCATACATAAGTAAGTCCAAACTGATCCCATTTAAAAACCTGTGTCAGCACGACACTGGGTCTGGTGTTGGAGTCTATAATGTCCATGTTTGCATGCTGCTGAATCTTTGCATGATGTGCAGCGCATGTGCTTAAGCCTGACTGGAATTCCCACTTTCCTGCTCTTACTGCTGGTGATAATGAAGAAGAGGTCAAATGTGGTCATGCGTTTACAGACGAAAGGTTGTGCGATTAGTATTCAGGTTTTCGGCAAAGATTTTGGACTAAGCATCAGTAATGTTTTAGACGTATAGAATTCCATGGTGGCGAAGTCCTCCGATTTTGTAACAAGAGTTTGCTTATACAAGGACATTCGGTGAAACAATAGATTTTGTGAAAATTGAACTAATGAGTGCTGAGTAGTACAAGGATTTACTCAGAACTGTGTAATGGTATGCAAATATGGGTGCATAGTTTGGAGTGGATTACTTGGAAAGGCATGTACTCCTGGACTAAGGCGCTAAGCTGCCATGCATGACTAGTCTGTACTTTCCATAGATTAAAGGAATGTGAGCTCTACAATATcagtattattgttgttgttgttgtttttaaaaatgaatgtaatCTGATGGGGGGGGGTAATTTCCACATTACCACAGAGGGAGGTCATTTCTTTATGATAATGATATGGGCACTAAGGTTTTCCATCTGTCTTTCCATTAACTATATTAATATATCCTCATGTTATTATCACACTTTAAGGATGACATCACATATGACCCTTACTGACATATATAATGaatcctctcccctctttaaATCAGTTTTGATTTATCTATCTATACTGTGTCTATACCATGTTGTCCCCCCATCATTGTTGTCTTTTTTCAGAGTTGCTTCCATCTTATGAGAGCCCCATAGACACACTAACTAATCAAACCTCAGAAAGTTCTGAAACATTACAAGCCACACTGAATGTCCTCAAGCCTCTGCCAAGAAAAAGAGTTTTACGCGTCTCCCAAGACTCGTCGACAGAGAGCAATGCCTGCAAACAGGGTGCCACACCTGCCCCCAGAAGCATCCTGAAGCAgaactccagcagcagctccagtgaTTCCCTGCCACCCCATTCCAACTACAGCCCTGAAGCTGAACCACTGAGTCCTCTGATTCTCCCAGACTCCCCCAGCTTATGGTCCAGCTTTGCGGACAGAAAGCAGGTCCGGTTCTCTGCCATCATCAGGGGCAGAAACCCAGCGCTACAGAATGGCCAGGAGCGGGGCGACCTCCTGGACCAAGACAGCATTGCTCTCTCTGATGAGGAGGGTCAGACGGACAGGTCAGACACAAgtggcagcagtagcagcagcaacagcagcagcagtggcgacGGCAGCAGTGACGGCCTCAGAGGGGAATGTGAAAGTCCAGTTTTCTCAGAGACACTGCAGAGGACTGATCCGGAACTCTACATCAGTCCCAAATCCGTCCCCCAAGATTCTTACTCATGGAACAGTAAACTGGTAATTCATGAAGAGGTGAAGTCAGGTGAGTTGCTGGACAACACGGACGGTTCTCATCAAAAAGGCTCAAATGAAGGCGTAGCCCTTAGGCCTAATGGTAAGGCATCTTCAGATATAATCCCCTTTAGAGATGGACAATCACCAATCTTCAAGCCAGTCAATaatcaaacaatcaatcaatctgaaTTCAGACCTTCTTAAATTGTAACTTGAACTCCATGATTGTTTTTAGAGCTTTGTTCATCAATGAGGATTTACTTTCAGATGTTTACTTTCAAGTTTACTTTCAGAGGATTGACTTTCAGACAAGTTTAGGTCAATACTGCTTTTTACTGTGGTTTGCTTCTCTGATAACTAACTCATCTCTGCATGCTGCATGTCTGCACATGGGTCTGTACTTACATTTTTGCCAATGGTGATTAGTGACTTGGGACTGCATGGGACATGCTATTAACTTAATGTTATCCTTTTTATTGCAACATATATTTCCTGAGCTTTTTGTGTTACACTACATAAAGTAATAGAGGTTCTTACAATATCATTTTATCAGTGTTTACGTACAATCATGCCTTTCCTTTTTACAGGTTTCCATGATTGCCTTGCTGAGCCCCCTGCAAGTGAGGTGTCCCACCTCCATAGCACTGCGCCAGAAACAGGTAAGAGCAATGAGCAGCGGCCAGGGAGCCCCACCCCTAAGCTAACAGAGGAAGAGGGTCACTCCATTGCTAAGGTACTTGACTGGTTCAGCCAAAGCGCAGGCCGGTCTGGTAGACTTAAAAGGACATGCGACATGGAAGAAGCCAGCAAAGATCATGAACATGCCCGTGGCTTAGAGAGCAAGTCAATGGGGGAGGCATATGCATCTGAAAGCAAGAGAATATTGAAGCCGTCACCAAAGCCTAGGAGAGGCCTTCTAGCGTTGTTCTCAAGAGCGGAGGTAAAAGAAGCTTGCTCTGAGATGATCACACGAGTTGAAGATGAGGTGTCTTACCCTACTGAGGATAAAGAGGCTGCTCGTGAAGATGTTCAACTGGCGTTAAGCAAAGAACAGGCAACTTCGACTGTGGAGAAGATGAAGAGCAAGCAAGAGGGACTAGGTATTTCTGTTGTTCACTCAACCAGTCAGAGAACTCTGTGTAATGTGAAAGAGAATTGTAGGGAACCTAATATTCCGACCCCCCAGGGTGCAGTTGGACAAGAATTTGAAAACCCCACGGCAGGGCAGAATGTCTTTTCAGACAAAATTCACAAGTCATCCAAAGTTCCtaagcaggaggaagagagcagaccTTCACAATCTGACTATAACACACTAAATATGATCGATTTATCCACTGGAGAAAGTCATAAAGCGGGGCAGTACATACACCCCAAACATGGTGAATCAGACCTTTCTGTTCAACCAACATGCGAGGGAGGAACATTCCCAAATGATAGCATTAGTTCAATGAACTATGAAAAATTACAAGGGTTAGCACAGGGAGTTGACGGTACCGATGTCCATCTGAAACATAAATCTCCCATGCATCAGTCATCAGTTAACACAGGGAAAGAGCAAGACACCTATACTTACATTCCACCTCTGAAACTGCCCTTAAGCCAACAGGAGAATAAGGCCATTCTCATCACAAATCTTAGGGCTCtttgggaggaggagaaaagtaAATATAATCTGGGTGTCACAAAAGCACAGGTGACTTCTGATATCCAAGCAGAACGAAGAGGATCGGCCTCTTCTCGAGACGCTAGAAAAAGGCTCAGTGCATCCCAACATGACCTTCGAGCAGAAGTCTCAGTCTCGCATCAGGACCGCGGACCCAGAAGTTCCTCTCTGAACAGGGAGAATGCCGGCCACAACATGGAAATAACAGGAAAAGCGGGAGTGACAGAAAGCAAATCACAATCTCAGTGGATGGGGGACCCCCAAAATCAACCTGGTACACTCCAAGAGACCAAGAAGCGATCATCTTCAACTGAGACAAAATCATGCACCACAAACCCAAGCGAAGTAGTTTATTTGAATGCAGACAAATCAAACCTCAGTAGCCAACAGAGAAGTCAAACTAAGGCAAGTCCAGTGGTTAATTTGAAGACAGACAAATCCACTCCCAGGAACCAACGGAAAGGTCACACTAAAGCCCATAGTCCAAAAGGGCAATCAAAGATTCCCCGCAGAACCTCATACAAAACCAGACTTGACCGTTCTCCACTGAAAACATTTGCCATTGACATTGGAACAGAGAAAACAGATGGGCACTCATCGGAGGACCATTCAACAACTCATGTAGAACATGCAAGACCTTCATCTGTAGAGGCACAATCACAGCTTGAGCCTTCTAAAAGGTCTGACGACAAAAACGTTGCCTGTTTTCAGACCAGGAGAGGAAGACCTGAGCAGAAACCACCAACAGTGAgcactgagcatgctcagtggAATGAGAGTAGTAACCCAGAGTCTCCCACAAAGTCTGCCAACCTACCAGCAAGGCAAAGCAGCTCAGGTAGCATCCAAGTAAGTCAGAACAGCCCTCCACGGCTATCCCCTGCAGATGCTGGGGTGCATAAAGAGTATGGATCCACATCATACCATGCTAGAAGAACTGCAAGCAGCGAAAGGATTGGAAACACCTCTAAAGTCAAACAACAGGATGTGGCAAAGGACTCAGAAGCTCATGTCCATCTTGCGCGATCTGTAGCTTCTCTGGACTATCAGCAGTACCTTGGTGTTCCAGAGCGAATGCATGTCCCAGCATTCTTTGACAGATCAAGGGAGACCCAATCCCAGGCGGAGGAGCTCCCCCCACAGGAGCTCCTGGGTAGAGTGAGTAGGGATAGCTCACCATCCCGGGACTCACTCTTGGGCTCAGAGGATCTTGGATCTTCCAGGAGCAGTACACCTGAACCATGGTCTCACTCTTGGGCAAGTTCAGCCTGTGAGCTATGACTTTTTTCAGTAAAGAACATAGCCATGCCGATCCAGTTTTACTCACACTGATTACCttcaaattaaaacaaataattgCTCTTCAATCACATCAAGATACATTTGTGGGAAGCAGGGCTTTAAACACTACAAACCCTGCTTCCtcatttaaaaaagtaaaaaattaCTCAGTTGACATAGAAATAAccctttatttttttactttctgtATAATTCAGTTGTGCTCTCCCTTGACTTGGATGTTGAGAATTGggagtattttttttgtatgtggtATTTTAGATTGATTATGTGCATTTATACTATTCTTCATGCCTTAACCAAAGTTCAGCATTCTTCATCTTTAATCACAAGTGGTTTCACCAGCAGCATCAGAAACATTTTTGTATAGCATAGTGATTATTTGTTGTGCTGATGTCCCTaatattcaatcaatcaataccaattttaaaacacaaaaatcaATCAAGGTCCACACCTGATGTGTGGTCCTCAGTACTTgtgatacatttaaaaatggtgGGGGAAATCTCCATTAACACCTGAAATATTGAACTACATATtgattatatactgtatattgattGACAGCAATGACTACCGAcatttattttgacaaaatgcTGTGtagtatttacatttttaaggcTTGGTAGTACACAGACTCAGCCATAAACAATTTGAAATGTAGTTTTACCTTGTTCTGTAAAAAAGTGTTTTATCGTTTGTGGTCTTTGTCAGGTAAAAGTGAGAACACAAGCGCTGTTCGGATCATGTTGAAACGAGCTAATTCAAGGCCAATGTCTTTTTCGAAAAGCTTGGAGGACATTACAACAATGCCAAATCGTAAGTGTTGGGTTTCCCAAAATGTGTCCAGCGACATACTGTAGATCCATAGCTGtacacagtacagtactgtgACGATCACCGTCCAGTTTAAATGGATGACACAATTTAAAAAGATATTTAGAACCATATTTGACTTGCAAAATGTTAAAGAATATTCATATTTTGATGAAGACCCTCACGCACTGTTCAGCATACGTTTGCAATTGCTGTTATTAGCTTTCAAAATGGTGTAGATGTTTTTTAACTGGAATATTGATTTATCTTTTAAAAAGATCTTGATCTTATCATTTTTCACCAGGAGAGGAAAGAATGAGAACGGACCAGAAGAGCGATCTAGTGCTCAGTGTGGATGATGGTAGATTATTTTTATTGTCTTATCCTCCCCTCAGTTACATAATCGTCACAAGGTACAATGAGACTATCACAGCTTATCAGACTAATTAACTGGCCAAGATTTTCATAATAGACTTGCACAGTTCTAGACTGTGACAACTCTGATATTTATAACTAGTGACCAGATTAAATGCAAATCCAATGGCCTTTGTAGCTACAACTCCGACACATTCACAATGGATATACTCTAGCCAAAAATCTGTTCTCATTCATATGCATAGGAAGAGCCTATCGGAGAATAAGGCCATTGCAGGATTCTTATACAACGTAAAAGTATTTGTTTAATCAATGTGTATAATAACCCCTCCCTGATCTTTTGCTGTATATACTGGCCAATCTAATCTAATTACGTACTACAGGATCACATGAAGTGGATTAGAGACGGTGCCCAGTGTTTAATCTGTTTGGCTGTCTCTGCTGTTCTTCTGTGTTAGTGTCTGTTGTCCCCTCCTCGCCCGCCTCCCCAAACCCAGAGCAGATGAAGAGGATGAGCGCTTCGGTCCCTGCGTTCCTGCAGCAGGAGGTAGCAAACGGAGAGATATCTCCTGTGTCTAAACACCACTCACCCTGTGGAGTGATTCAGTAATGTGCTCTGACTAGTATTCAGATATGCtgtcagtctttgtgtgtgtgtgtgtctactaaaCTATATTCATGATCTTAAGATAGATGGCCTGTGAAACAGATTGTCACTGGGACTATCTGCGACTTAAGGATATTTGTACCTTAGTTGAACTTTTTTCTTTTGATATTAAACTGTTGCAACTGAAATTTCCCACGTATTTCTAGTGCACACAAATTGTCTATTTTCAATGGCATGCATGTATATCTTAATAGTAGACACAGTTGCTTTTCATAACCAGTTCATGGATTGTCTCCACAAGCAAGTTTGAATCACTGTTCTGCATGGTCACTGTCACAATGTGTTTGAGCATGAAAGGCTTGATTTTGTGGTCTTAGGTATGTTAAGATCAAATATCTTCTTCTCATTTATTTGATgtacaaactaaaaaaaagtcCATAAGGAGACATCATTAACagattgaaattgaattgaaatgtgtGGGACTTCAGCCCACTAATGATAATACTTGGATACCAATCCTCTTTTTGTATAGTATGCGTCTGACTCATGACTCATAATGGAGAGAATTGGCTATAGGTAACAATATTGGATagatcttaaaaaaaagaaatcattaGCCAAAAAAATTAATAATCCATATACTACATATAGGCAGATAAATTGTAAAccttatatacagtatgtacaaaACACTCCAAGGATGTTGTTTTCCTTTCAGTAAGCATGGAGAGGATAATGACCTTTGAATGAACTAATTGAATAATTGTGTTTTTATGCTGTCTCACAGAGCGATGACAAAGACAGTGACTGCACCTCAGAATACAGCTTTTACTCAGCATACAGTCAAGGGACGtctgactcacacactaacCGTTCCTTCAGATCTGGCATGACATCAATGTCTTCTTCTGTATGTGTTCATCAAATGCACTTTTCTAACATTGGCTAAACTTATCGTCAGATGAACTAACTGTTTTTTCGACTCACAACAAAATAACTAGTACGGTGGACATTACATATGTATCTTGACCATGTAGTGTAGCTTGAGATGAAGATCTAAGCACATGTGTTGTGGTTTTGTAAGGTCAGTGGCAGCGTGATGAGCATCTACAGTGGGGACTTCAGCAGTGTGGAGGTCAAAGGGACCATACAGTTTGCCATGAATTATGTGGAGAAGCTGGGAGAGTTTCACATCTTTGTTGTCCAGTGCAGAGATCTAGCAGTGGCGGAGCCCAAAAGAAACCGCTCTGATCCGTAAGTACGGCTGATCTGCATAGTCTTCCTTAGTATTCATTACTATAGcacatttatttttatgaaGTCCAAAGTCTAAAggctgttgctgttttttcaCGATTTACAATAACAAAGACATTAGGGAAGgccttattttcttttctttaattttATCTCCTTCATAGATGATATTAATGTTAATTTTCAATTAACTCTGTTCATTGCTCATCGGGCTGTTAGGGAGCCAAAAAAAAGAGTTTGCTTTTATTAACATGAATGGAAGAAAGCATGAGCTGTGCAATCTTGTTCCTTTAAATAAAGGTATGTTAAGTGTTACCTGTTACCTGACAAAGCAAAGTTGGGCAAGAGGAAAACAAGTGTGAAAAAGAAGACATTGAATCCTACCTTCAATGAAATCCTACGGGTATGAGAACCACCTTTAATTTAACATACTGCATATTTAAATTATATACTGGAAACAGTCATGTTCCATCTTTTTGGAATGATTTTTCCCTCTCAGTACAAGATCTCCTCTGATACCCTGAGGACTGCAACCCTGAACCTCTCTGTGTGGCACCACGACAGCTTTGGGAGAAACAGCTTCCTAGGAGAGGCGGATGTTGATTTGAGAGAGTGGAACTTCATTGACTCTCAGATGAAAGACTACCTGCTGAGACCGCGGGTAAATCGGAGACGATACAACGAGACGCAGACCCGCGCCAGTGTAACACATTTGGAATCAAGAAACGCGTGGTCATATAACCACTCAAGCTATCTGTTATTTGTAACTTGTACAGGTTGTCAGCCGCCCCAAAACAACTGACCAGAAGGGTGACATGAGAGTAGCTTTGCGCTTCCTCCCTCAGAGCACTCAGAGTAAGCCACCAATCAACTATTCCTCCTTTCCTTTATATGTGACTGCAAGCAAGTGTCTATTCTGTGTTATCAGCTAGATTTAACCATTTTTATAATGACCCTTTTTCCATTTACATACGCTGAAAGGCACAAGTGCTATTTCAATCTAAATGCTGAGAGGAAAGAattcacacaaggtttatatagaaagaagtaagcattctctgacgccaaaacactttATCAGCaaggataaccacgtggtgggtctccgACGTccaaggtcatcttactatgctctttgtcatgcaaggatgtcagttttacacaaggtcgaaagaagcacagttcgacccttcttatcacctctgacccaAACATGGACAAAAAGTTCCTTGTCTTACGCATAttgctcttacacatatgcagactaagtggcgtcaacacctaataatctaagttacacacacacagaaaagccatgttcctgcgtacataagcacatgattcatacaaggtaattattaatacaaggcacttgattaatacattcttaagtcattaacagtgtttcgaaattagTTCTATCAAAAAGGCAGATTGGGTTGAGTTTAGATGTGGTTCTTgcaggatgtatgtgtgtacctacTTGTCAATAGTTTGTCTTGTGCAACCACATTTGCATGGAATTCACATTTCATTGCTTGTTGTGTCTTGCACGTGTGATGTCATGACTATAGTGAATGGTTCTAGTGCACAGCCAAAGCACCTTGGTACCTTTGTGTCATGTGTTGTGCACTCACAGAATAAGTGCCCTCAAGTGGTGgtaaatgtgtttctgtttatttatcacaTCTACAGGTAAGAGAGCATCTAAGACAGGAGAAGTGCAAatctgtgtgagagaatgcAAGAACCTACCTGTTGTAAGAGGTGTCATCATAGATCCTTTTGTCAAATGGTACGTATTGAAAATGTCTCAGCTTGATTGTATTAGAATGGGTGACACTTCACCTCATAGTAAATCTACATAATTGGCATCGTCTCATTTCATCACATTCATCTTTACCTGGATAACTGTACTCCTGTACTATTtaatatgcatatttattaaaaaaaattatttatttatttattttatttttcaatgtattaactattcgttgtaccctcggc from Clupea harengus unplaced genomic scaffold, Ch_v2.0.2, whole genome shotgun sequence includes these protein-coding regions:
- the sytl2a gene encoding synaptotagmin-like protein 2 translates to MIDLTYLTEEEKEMIMAVLKRDADLKSKEDQRVKELQKTSRDRNKIKYLTGEWFYETKSQRHRDRIHGSDIIRASIRQRKPVTIFELSKVWAENLTFGKIGNPDVFIPPELPGLIEEPPAQSETQSREYAGSPESQPDGLKPAVQAQAKQRQNPFNNTPLSPVSSDKTSRLVSNGAPQAEKAPAGVIYLYCVYTMLSPHHCCLFSELLPSYESPIDTLTNQTSESSETLQATLNVLKPLPRKRVLRVSQDSSTESNACKQGATPAPRSILKQNSSSSSSDSLPPHSNYSPEAEPLSPLILPDSPSLWSSFADRKQVRFSAIIRGRNPALQNGQERGDLLDQDSIALSDEEGQTDRSDTSGSSSSSNSSSSGDGSSDGLRGECESPVFSETLQRTDPELYISPKSVPQDSYSWNSKLVIHEEVKSVIEVLTISFYQCLRTIMPFLFTGFHDCLAEPPASEVSHLHSTAPETGKSENTSAVRIMLKRANSRPMSFSKSLEDITTMPNREERMRTDQKSDLVLSVDDVSVVPSSPASPNPEQMKRMSASVPAFLQQEVSGSVMSIYSGDFSSVEVKGTIQFAMNYVEKLGEFHIFVVQCRDLAVAEPKRNRSDPYVKCYLLPDKAKLGKRKTSVKKKTLNPTFNEILRYKISSDTLRTATLNLSVWHHDSFGRNSFLGEADVDLREWNFIDSQMKDYLLRPRVVSRPKTTDQKGDMRVALRFLPQSTQSKRASKTGEVQICVRECKNLPVVRGVIIDPFVKCTVLPDASRKSRQKTRVAKKTADPVFNHTMVYDGFKQEDLQEACAELTVWDHDRLNNHFLGGLRLGPGTGKSYGSEVDWMDSTTEEATLWGRMLISQGEWVEDVLPLRMLMMAK